Proteins from a single region of Segatella copri:
- a CDS encoding AAA family ATPase yields MIFERKKYLDELIAGRGNGLVKIITGVRRCGKSFLLFDIWHNWLLEHGVTNSHIIEIQLDDFRNRRLRKPDALLDYIDSKVVDDGNPYYIVLDEVQLVEEFVEVILSLTHMRNVDVYVSGSNSRFQSSDVVTEFRGRGDEIRIWPLTFDEYFSGIGGDIRKAWLDYYTFGGLPRVGLVELGGKDNHFII; encoded by the coding sequence ATGATATTTGAACGTAAGAAATACTTGGATGAACTTATTGCAGGACGTGGAAATGGTCTTGTGAAGATTATAACTGGTGTCAGACGATGTGGAAAGTCTTTCCTGCTGTTTGATATCTGGCATAACTGGTTGTTGGAACATGGGGTGACTAATAGTCACATCATCGAAATACAACTTGATGATTTCCGAAACAGACGGTTGAGAAAGCCTGATGCCTTGCTCGATTATATAGATTCAAAGGTTGTGGATGATGGCAATCCTTATTATATAGTCTTGGACGAGGTACAGTTGGTAGAAGAATTTGTGGAGGTTATTCTTAGCTTGACACACATGCGGAATGTAGATGTGTATGTGTCAGGCTCAAACTCTCGTTTCCAGTCAAGTGATGTTGTGACTGAGTTCCGAGGCAGAGGTGACGAGATACGCATCTGGCCTCTCACCTTTGACGAATACTTTAGTGGTATTGGTGGAGATATACGCAAAGCTTGGTTGGATTACTATACTTTTGGAGGACTGCCACGGGTAGGATTGGTTGAACTTGGTGGCAAGGATAATCATTTTATTATATAA